One window of Lytechinus variegatus isolate NC3 chromosome 2, Lvar_3.0, whole genome shotgun sequence genomic DNA carries:
- the LOC121408291 gene encoding derlin-1-like, with amino-acid sequence MSQSDIGDWYRGIPQITRFWFTGSIVVPLIARFGLVSMKLLILSFELVFYRFQIWRPVTAVFFFPITPMTGFHYLIQLYFLYSYSTRLESGIFDGRPADYVFMLIFNWICLVIIGFIAPLLMLMEPMILSVLYVWCQLNRDTIVSFWFGTRFKAMYLPWVLVAFNWILRGGGLAELIGIVVGHLYFFLMFKYPQDFGGTAFLSTPQILYKYFPNRRGGVSGFGQAPAFRRDRPDDRGQGQGRHNWGQGQVLGGGN; translated from the exons ATGTCTCAAAGTGATATAGGGGACTGGTATCGCGGAATTCCGCAAATAACTCGTTTTTGGTTCACTGGTTCTATTGTAGTCCCACTCATAGCCCGATTTGGGCTGGTTAGCATGAAATTATTAATCCTGAGCTTTGAACTGGTTTTCTACAGATTTCAA ATATGGAGGCCAGTAACAGCAGTTTTCTTCTTTCCAATCACTCCAATGACTGGATTTCATTACCTTATTCAGCTTTACTTTTTATACAGCTACTCAACAAGATTAGAATCAG gCATTTTTGATGGCCGACCAGCAGACTATGTTTTCATGTTAATATTCAACTGGATTTGCCTTGTT ATCATTGGGTTTATAGCACCTTTATTG ATGCTAATGGAGCCAATGATTCTTAGCGTCCTCTATGTGTGGTGTCAGCTCAACCGTGATACAATAGTCTCATTCTGGTTTGGTACTAGATTCAAGGCTATGTATCTTCCCTGGGTTCTTGTTGCTTTCAATTGGATCCTTAGAGGAGG TGGACTAGCTGAGCTGATTGGTATAGTGGTTGGTCATCTTTACTTCTTTCTCATGTTCAAGTATCCTCAAGACTTCGGTGGAACTGCTTTTCTCTCTACTCCTCAAATCTT ATACAAATATTTCCCAAACCGTCGTGGAGGAGTCAGTGGATTTGGCCAGGCACCAGCTTTCAGGAGAGATCGACCTGATGACAGAGGACAAGGACAGGGACGTCATAACTGGGGCCAGGGCCAAGTCTTAGGGGGTGGCAACTAA